A region of the Oncorhynchus nerka isolate Pitt River linkage group LG26, Oner_Uvic_2.0, whole genome shotgun sequence genome:
tatagggtattgtgtgcagatgggtgagaaaatacatctatttaatcaatttagAATTCcctctgtaacaacaaaatgtggaataagtgaaggggtatggatactttctaaaggcacttacactcagtggccagtttattaggtacacccatctagtactgggtcaGACCCCCCTCTTGCTTCCAGGACAGCCGGAATTCTtcagggcatggattctacaaggtgtggtTGGTGTTCAAACATGGCTCAATTGGTAGCAAGGGACTTAacatgtgccaggaaaacattccccacaccattacaccaccgccaccagcctgtaccgttgacagcAGGAAGGATGGAGCCATGGACTCATGCAGTTTAGGCCAagtcctgactctgccatcagcatgacataACAGCAACCGTGATTAGTCGGACCAGGAAAAGTTTTTCCATTCCtcagttgtccagtgttggtgatcacattcccattggaacctcctcttcttgtttttagctgataggagtggaacccggtgtggtcgtctgctgcaatagcccatccgtgacaaggaccgacgagttgtgcgttccgagatgccgttgTACTGCtccgttatttgcctgtttgtggcctgcctgttagcttgcatgattcttgccattctccttttgacctctctcatcaacaagctgttttcgcccacagggcTACGCTGGCTGAATGCTTTTTGTTGGTCGCACCGTTctcagtaaaccctagacactgtcatgCGTAAAAATCCCAGGAGGCCGGCCATTACTGAGATACTGGACAATCGtaccacgctcaaagtcactTATGTCATCCTAGcgttcaatcaaacagtaactggatgcctgtttgcctgccatatgactcactgtctgtaggaccaaaccatttaaaaaaacatgttttattactTCATTTGTTATCATATAAGGCCATTGTttgctctagattgcaggaaattGTAGTTACAGGTGTTCATAAATCTTGGCTGTACTCTGCAGCACCTCCTTGTTAAAATATCCTGGGGAGAACCCTGGTGTGTATGTTGGTCAAAGTAGTCCTTGTACATAGTTGTTCTTTGCTTGCcatacagtctctgtgtaattcTGTTACCGTGGGATTGCCCTGTAGTGCAGCAGTAATTGTTGCTGAAGCTAAACAAGAGCTTGTGGAAGGTGGAAAAAGGTGTCTATGCAGTAGCGCTATGCCGTATTGCTAATGTGATTGGAAATTCATAACACATTTGACATTTTCTGTCATTTAATTGGAATAGATTAACAGGTGAAAATAAACTATCCAGTACAGTAGTGCAAACTGCAAGCGTTTTGTATTGGTAAACCTGATGCTAGTTGTCAGCAAGATTTAGGCCTATTTGACCGAACCCTGTTTATCCCCTTCACCCCTTCCTGACAGGTATCCCTCTGCTCTGCTTCCTGTTCCTCATCCCGCTCAACTtcccctggtcccagatcagtgtgACATGGCTGGGTGTGGTCCACTTCCTGGCCTGCCTGTCCCCCCAGCTGGGCTCTGTGCTCTACCACCTCTTCATGAACCACGAGGGAGGAGAGCCTGTCTACCACACTCTTCTCACCCTCGACATGTGTGGCATCTGTATGATCAACACGCTGGGTAAGCAGAGGGGCTTCTGGGTAGCAACTAAaagctctctctcattctttctttcattctctctacctttttatctccttctctccttctatccATTTTTAATTTACATATATGCAAATCATGTTGAGTATCCAATAACCAGTGGGTCGTTCCAGCAATTTGGTGCCTTTCAAGATGTGTAACTTGGTAGGGGGAAAAAAGTTTGATTTCACACtttgtcataaagagcacatgcaTAAcctaacaaaaataaaaacattttcccaTCTCATAAATAATGACTATAGTAAGTacctattaagtgccaaataaagtattattattattattattaaacctttattttgacaggaaAGACATCTATAtaatacagtgccagtcaaaagttaggacacacctactcattccagggcttttcttttctttttactattttctacattgtagaataatagtgaagacatcaaaactatgaaataacacatatggaatcatgtagtaaccaaaaaagtgttaaacaaatcaaaatatattttctatttgagattcttcaaagtagccaccctttgccttgatggcagctttgtgTGCATGATTCTCTGGGATGGGAATATTTGTTGTGGTGTAGTTCAATGACTAACTGCCTCTGactttgtgtgttgtgtttgccTCAGGAGCGCTGCCCATCGTCTACAGCACCCTGCTGTGCTACCCATTCACCCGCACAGTGGCTCTGCTCGTCTACATCCTGCTGTCCAGCTACGCTATCTACTCGGCCATCACGGCGCGGAGTAGCGTGCGGCGCCTGCGCTCCTTTGCCTGGCAGGCCCTGTTCCGCTTCTCCTTCTTCCTGCTGCGCTGGGTGGGTGTGGGCGGCGGCAGCCCCACCTCGCTGCAACACTTCCTCACCATGGACGCGCTGGCTGTACTGGGCGGAATCATCAACATCTCGCGCATCCCAGAGCGCTTCCGCCCGGGCCTCTTTGACTACTGGTGCAACAGCCACCAGATCATGCACGTGCTGGTGGTGGGCTCCATCCTCTACCTGCACTGGGGTGTGCTGGACGACCTGCTCTGGATCAACAGCCACCACTGTCCCTCAGACTGAGCCCCACCCTGCCTGGAGGGGGACCAGCGGGGAACAGGGTTTAGGACCTCTGGGGGGGCTGTTTCAAAAGGTAATACTTGGGAAGGGAAGATGGGAGGTGTTCATGAAGATGTGCATGGAAGGCCAGATAAAGTGATTTACATAATAGGGATTGATGCAGGCTTTGACACATGTGCAAGAATGTTCATACTGTATCTGTGTCCACCTTGCCATTATACATGCGTTGCTATTTATattagggaacacacacacaaggattTGGAAATTGGCTCactggtcaacacacacacacacacacagcagaggatCTGTGAAGATTACGCACAAAGGAGATTAAGGATTTGATGTCAGAAATACACATAGAAATGTCTACCCAAAAAAATCATGATATGCAAGTGAAGTTACACTTGAGCAATAGTTGATTTGCTGTTGACTTATCCTCATGTGTTAATTACCATTTCAACCTGTCTTTTGTCAAAgtggaccttcaatgatgcattCATTCTTTCTGAAGTATTTTTCAGATGTCATTCTATTGCAACCTATGCAGCACATAGCATATAAACGttagaacaaacacacacaccacacacactcacagcgtAGCATGCATACATGCTAGTAATGCACAAAGCACTCCCAGACCCGTCACAGAGTCCTATGGAACTACTTGAGTTACTGTGTATTAGAGAGGATATTCTCCCTCTCATTATTTCTTCCATGTTTGTTtgtctttctcccttctctctggctttgtctgtctctctgtggtcaggTATGGGTGAAGGGTATGGGTAACTGGGTGAAGGGTATGGGTAACTGGGTGAAGGGTAACTGGGTATGGGTGAAAGGGTTCATTCCTTGGCTTGTGAGTGCTCATTTTGTTTGAAGTTTACCTCCCGTTTAGTGCAGTCCACATAGCCTAAATGCTAGACTGAACTTGGATGCTTTGTGCCATTGAAAATACAACCATTTTGAATAGGGAATCATGAcagattatttacatttacaattGCTATTGTTGAATTACATGAAGCTACTCTTTATTATTGGTTAACCAATTAATCTTGTGAGACAGTGCTTTTTATTTATTCATCAATATCTATATTTAAAGTGACAATTCCTCACATTTAACTGAGGAATTTGATTTGGTTTTGAATCCGGATTATTAGAATTAGTTCATGACTataaagttaaaaaaatatattttgttgttGATTATTGTAATCATGTTTGGCACatactgtagtcaatgaaaaggGCACATAACGTCTTAAATGAAGATGCCTAAAACAGACTGGATGTCTCTCTTTATAATACCTGAACAATAGTTACATGACTGCAAGATGGATCTTGTTGACTGAAAAGGGAAGTTCTGCCACCAAACAGATACCAAATGTTTATTACGCTACGTTACTAGAGAGACAGTTTGTGATGAGGGTTTTTTAAATTAGAATGCACTATTATTATTTGACTACTAGAAACCAGTAGGTTCCCCTGGGAGGGTGGAAATGGCCGACAGCTAGGCTACTTTCTAGGCTTTTAACTGTCTGAGGCCAGATAATGATTTGGTATGAGGCACTGCATTCTATGCCAAAGCTGGACattattactacataacatagcCCAGTTTGACTCTTTGCACTTTGTTACCCTTAGAGAGGTACAATACTGTAGTACCAAGCTGACCTGTGCCGTATAGTATTTCATTAGACAACTGCAACCAAGCATGAATGAACCCCTAACCCTCTCACCATTTTCACAACCAGTAACCCTGAGCAAACTATTTCTGGTTACTCAGTTTTAAAGTCAAAATTGTTGCCACTAGTTTCTGCACTGGCATTTGAGTTTATGCTCTGAGGAACAGTACAATGTTTACTTTTTGGATTACTTTTGTGTTTTATAGATTTTGTTCAACGATTGACTGTATGTGGAAGGTTGAGACCAAGCAGTTTGTTTTATTAATCTGCTTTGTTCTGAGGGACCTTTAACCTAGTCGTCCCATCGACTAGTTAAGTTTGCATGTTTCTATGTAACATTGCACTTTTGTAACCtagtgcacacactcacacatacccaCACTAATAACCACTTCACTCACAAGTTGCCAAATGATGTGTCGAGGGCCTCCGTTGTAGCACATACTTTGCTCACATTGAGTCAAGGGTGAGGGAGAATGTCCCAGCCTCTCCCACACAGGCCTCAGACTGCAACCCGACCCTGACTAGTGTTAAACCGTTTCTCAGCCCCCTTATGAAACCACCCCTGTCATGGTGAGTACATTACAGCCATGGCCCCTTGTATCGTCATAAGCTGAAATTGTATTACAGTGCACTGAATGAAACTGATTATTAATGCATGTTAGTAGCTCTCAAACGGAAAGTCATTGTCTCATACGAGGACTTTAACTTACTATTAGCCAAATGCTTGTGCATTGTAACATATGACACGTCATGTGTCAGTCACTCCAGCTAAGAGCTTTACATGCTGTCAGGGCAGTGGAACATAAGTGTTAAGAGAGGAAcatactacatacagtatatactaatACAGGAATATGAGGGACTAGAACAGAGGCAATACAACTATATCAAATAAACTgcactgtttatttattttcaaaaGGGCTTTGGATCAAAGT
Encoded here:
- the LOC115110753 gene encoding progestin and adipoQ receptor family member 4-like, producing MVSNKFLFAIILLYVYIGVQSLFYFFGGVVLTILVAMAFLNGPRLLDWANSPPHLQFNKYVLTGYRPISSVQDCIRSLFYMHNELGNIYTHGIPLLCFLFLIPLNFPWSQISVTWLGVVHFLACLSPQLGSVLYHLFMNHEGGEPVYHTLLTLDMCGICMINTLGALPIVYSTLLCYPFTRTVALLVYILLSSYAIYSAITARSSVRRLRSFAWQALFRFSFFLLRWVGVGGGSPTSLQHFLTMDALAVLGGIINISRIPERFRPGLFDYWCNSHQIMHVLVVGSILYLHWGVLDDLLWINSHHCPSD